Proteins encoded together in one Acipenser ruthenus chromosome 22, fAciRut3.2 maternal haplotype, whole genome shotgun sequence window:
- the LOC117431803 gene encoding jupiter microtubule associated homolog 2-like produces the protein MTSTNMFQGLDTGSKSSSRVLRPPGGGSSNLFGGGEETTSPNRQHKMASSIFAAPEAPQSHPKKTNPSGGKDSEIFGGAQPSQPLQHPQPLGSKTSNIFGDSVSSSIAPIHPNKPKDTNIFAGKSTEEKGVECVVQRSEQKTQEPAPQPSVDEHEPRLGPRPRAHNKVIQPPGGKSSVVFY, from the exons ATGACTTCAACTAATATGTTTCAGGGTTTGGATACCGGCTCGAAATCCAGTTCCAG GGTCCTGAGGCCGCCAGGAGGGGGCTCCAGTAACTTGTTTGGGGGTGGGGAGGAGACCACTAGTCCCAACAGACAGCACAAGATGGCCTCCAGTATATTCGCAGCCCCGGAGGCACCCCAGAGCCACCCGAAAAAGACCAACCCATCAG GCGGCAAAGACAGCGAGATATTCGGAGGGGCACAGCCGAGCCAGCCCCTGCAGCACCCCCAACCTCTCGGATCAAAGACCAGCAACATCTTTGGAGATTCAGTGAGCAGCTCCATCGCACCCATCCATCCCAACAAGCCAAAG GATACCAACATCTTTGCGGGAAAGTCAACCGAGGAGAAAG GAGTGGAGTGTGTGGTGCAGAGGAGCGAGCAGAAGACGCAGGAGCCAGCCCCTCAGCCTAGTGTAGATGAGCACGAGCCCAGACTGGGCCCTCGACCCCGGGCTCACAACAAGGTCATCCAGCCTCCTGGGGGCAAGTCCAGTGTTGTCTTCTACTAA